A region of Candidatus Woesearchaeota archaeon DNA encodes the following proteins:
- a CDS encoding IS3 family transposase has protein sequence IAEFIKKYNEKRLHSSIGYVPPNEFEQQKLNRGIVS, from the coding sequence ATAGCAGAATTCATCAAAAAGTACAATGAGAAAAGATTGCACTCATCAATCGGATATGTACCGCCAAATGAGTTCGAACAACAAAAATTAAATAGGGGAATAGTATCTTAA